The following are encoded together in the Acidobacteriota bacterium genome:
- a CDS encoding DUF3303 family protein: protein MLYMVIERFKNQDALLVYRRFRENGRLAPEGLNYVSSWVDEHFHCCYQVMETEDRALLDEWIGNWSDLVDFEVIPVMTSKEAVERISPRL from the coding sequence ATGCTGTACATGGTGATCGAACGCTTCAAAAACCAGGACGCCCTGCTGGTGTATCGCCGTTTCAGAGAGAACGGGCGACTCGCACCGGAAGGGCTCAACTACGTCTCAAGCTGGGTAGACGAGCACTTCCACTGTTGTTATCAGGTGATGGAAACCGAAGACCGGGCATTGCTTGACGAATGGATCGGGAACTGGAGCGATCTGGTTGATTTTGAAGTCATTCCGGTCATGACATCAAAAGAGGCCGTGGAGCGCATTTCACCACGGCTTTGA
- a CDS encoding redoxin domain-containing protein has product MPVKEISTQSFESEVFESDQPVLVDFYAPCCSPCRALIPVLEQLDAEFAGRVKIVKINVDKNRDCVGRFELAKIPTLMMFSDNESKDTIWGMKTFPVLRQKLDAWLASPSLISEPAR; this is encoded by the coding sequence ATGCCAGTCAAAGAGATTTCTACCCAAAGTTTTGAATCCGAAGTTTTTGAATCAGATCAACCAGTGCTCGTTGATTTTTATGCTCCGTGTTGCAGTCCCTGCCGGGCGTTGATCCCCGTTCTCGAACAATTGGACGCCGAATTCGCCGGGCGGGTCAAAATCGTCAAGATCAATGTTGATAAAAATCGTGACTGTGTCGGTCGGTTCGAACTTGCAAAAATCCCAACCCTGATGATGTTTTCCGACAATGAATCCAAAGACACGATTTGGGGAATGAAAACCTTTCCGGTGTTGCGTCAGAAATTAGACGCCTGGCTGGCATCTCCTTCGCTGATTTCAGAGCCAGCCAGGTAA